The Zalophus californianus isolate mZalCal1 chromosome X, mZalCal1.pri.v2, whole genome shotgun sequence genomic interval TCAGTTAATGCTATTAGGACAATGCTAATTCTGGTTCTGGCAGTTGTATGATGGTTATCTAAGATGTTAACATTGGAGGAGGCTGGGTAAGGGATGTATTGAAACTCTCTGTACTATGTGTGTGGCTTTTCTATAAGTCTAAAAGTAGTTTGAAAagaaacgttttttttttttaattgccattaTAAAAAGAATTCAGGAGAACTTCCACTTGTATTGCtgtaaacaacttttaaaatgggcagaatataTAAAGTGACTGGAAAACAGTGCAAAATTATGATTCCTGAAAGTAGGAAAATGAGTGAGGTAGGTTCCCTGAATCACCCTGTATTTCTGCTCGGAGGCAATGTCTAGACTGTGGTGCCAAGAAGATAAGCCAAAACAGAGCACAGTGGCTTAATTAAACTGAGGACAGAGTAATCAGGGTTTGAGCATAGTAAGTCTGCTGAAATTTTCAGGGCAAGTTGTTGGAGAGAACAGAGCTGGGTTAATGCTCCAGAAATCTATAGAAGAGTCCCCTTGGGTCTTTCACTGAACACTAAGCTGCTCATATGAAGGGCAGGACTCTGTGAGGCTGGGCAAAGAACAACTACcaggggaatttaaaaaatactagagaACCGTGAGCTGAACAACTAATTGGAAGACAAACATGGCTGGAAGACTTTTAAATATTGAATAGTCAGAGGGGAGAGTCCTCTTTGAACACCCAAAGTAATTCAGTAATCTTAGACAAGTCTAAGCTGTAGAAGTAGGGCTAATGTAATTCAAGAATAATGGctaccatatgatacatgtctttctctgattgacttatttcactcagcatagacatgtatcatatgacctcactgatatgaggaattcttaatctcaggaaacaaactgagggttgctggagtggtggggggtgggagggatggggtggctgggtgatagacactggggagggtatgtgctatggtgagcactgtgaattgtgtaagactgttgaatcacagacctgtacctctgaaacaaataatacattatatgttaaaaaaaaaaaaagaagaagacaaagatagcaggaggggaagaatgaagggggggaatcggagggggagatgaaccatgagagactatggactctgagaaacaaactgagggttctagaggggaggggggtgggggaatggggttagcctggtgatgggtattaaggagggcacgttctgcatggagcactgggtgttatacgcaaacaatgaatcatggaacactacatcaaaaattaatgatgtaatgtatggtgattaacataacataataaaaaatcactagcaaaaaaaaaaaaaaaagaaagaataatggcTACCATAGACTATTCTAACAAAACTTGAAGATAGGCCTCAAAAAGAACAATAtgatggataaatgaatttaCTTCTTGCCTGAactttttattaaggaaaataacaaaatctagGCCTTCAGAATTTAGCATTCATAATGCCCAAGATACAATAAAAAACTAGGTATGTGAGGAAGCAGGCAAATATGATCCATAATGGGGAAAATGTAACTTGTAATCAGGAGAAAAATCAGAGATCAATAAAATAGCAGACAGGACTTTAAAACACCTATTGTAAATGTGTCGaaggatttaaaggaaaacacaaatatatttagggaaaattaaatatttcaacagagaaattgaaactaaaagaagaaacaaaatcattccatagattcaaaataattcttattaaaattaaggctgatttttataaaatcaacaagctgattctaaaatttatatggaaagtgAAAGGAAATATGTTAGCcaataaatcttgaaaaaggaaaacaaagttagTTTACTTACACTGTTTGGCTTCAATATGTATGATAAAGATCCAGTAGGGAAGTCTATGATTGTCCTAAAGACAGGCAAATAGATTAGTGAAACAATGGAAAATCCAGAACTAGAATCACATTTGTATGATCAGTTAGTGTTCAACcaaaatagcaaataaatttaatggagaaatgaaaattttttcaacaaatggtgttggaacaactggGTGAACACAAACCATGGCACTACCTAACtcaatacaaaaaattaatttgtgttgGATCATAAACCTAAAACTTATAGGTAAAATTAAAGTTTctatgaaataagtcagtcagagaaagacaaataccatatgatttcactcatatgtgtaatttaagaaacaaaacaaagagcaaaggggaaaaaaaaagacagaggcaaaccaagaaacagactgttaattatagagaataaactgatagttaccagaggggaggtgggtgggaggatgggttaaatagatgatggggattaagtagTGTACTCTGATGAGCACAGGATGATGTATGGAAATGTtaaatcaccatattgtacacctgaaactaatataatactgtatgttaactaactggaattaaaattaaaactttttttttaaagtttctagaaGACAACATAGAAGAATATCTTCATGAGCTGGAAGTAGCTGAAGAATGTTTAGACAAAACTCAGAAAATgctaacaataaaagaaaaaaatgataaaaagtattcaacaaaattaaaaaatctgcTAAACAAAAGatatcattaagaaaattaatgcATAAGCAAGCCAGCAACTTACATAAGTTATGGACAACAtgtatatctgacaaaggacttatatccagaatatgtaaacaACTTcaacaactcaataataaaaacaactaataaaaatgggcaaaaaacttgTATAGGCACTTAACAAAGGAAGATAGTTAAATGGCCAATATAAGCCCTTGAAAAAGTATTGAAGCACATCAGGAACattgaaattaaaaccacaataagaaaaGACCATctacccactagaatggctaaaaataaaaggatcgATGCCATaaaatgttagtgaggatgtgagGTACCCAAAAACACATGTTCGTTGTTGGTTTGAGTGCAAAATattgcaaccactttggaaattgTTCTAGTagtctttcataaaaattaaacatacaattCCCTTATggcccagaaattctacttctaaaaatttacccaagagaaatgtgaacatatctacaaaaaaatacttgtgtatgaatgttcatagtataTCTATTCCATtatgaaactgaaaacaacccaaatgactCTCTCTTCATAAATCTGCGTACAAATTGTGGAATACTTACACTTATGCTACTCAATAAGGAAATATTacttacaaggaaagaaaaaagcctcttttacatgctacagcatggacaAAACTCAGAAACATGCTAAGTAAAAAGAGTCAGATGCAAAAGAGaacatactgtatggttccacttacatgaaattttTGAAGGGTCACATTTGCTTCCAGTCACAAATAGTAGCAAGGACTTTATTTACCCTCCTGCCAGAAACaacaataagaacaacaaaaacaaaagagatgaaaatgaagAATGATCACTGAGAAACACAAGAAATGAGCCCTATGATTGCCCCAGCTTACCACCTTAAGAGAATTTCCAGGCCTTAGTGCAAGCTGTGGAAACTCAGGGAGAGCTTGCCACTTCCCTGAGTTGAAGAGGTGGAGTTTGGAATTAGGGGAGGCCAAAGCGTCTAGAATCCACAGTACAAAGTACCAGGGAGATGAGAGCCACATAAGTTCCAGAGCTCACACAGGACTCGCAGTATTTCCTGTTCCCAGCAGTCAGAGTGGGAAACCCCAGAATTCATAGGCCATCAATAGAGTACTCAGAAGTGTTTTGCCTCAGCAGTGAGGCAAATGCTAAATGCTACTTTGGTCCTAACTAAAAAAGTTTACAAGCAGGACCCAAAAGAATCATAGAAGGGTTTTCTAGCACCCAGATTTCCTATCAGTACTTAGTGATCCCCAGAGTTATTTGAGTTTCAGAGCCCTGAGAGGGATGAAGGGGTGCTAGGTGGGTGGGAAGTGGGCTTACAGCCCCCTTTTCACACACATTTTTCTGCCTTCAAAACATGGAACGGATTTCTGGGAAAGGCTTAAATTGGAATAAGTGGTCctatgtctaaaatatttacaacaacTGTATAACAATTTAGATACAGATTATATCATGGAATCCTTGTCTTCAAGGATCTGTGCTCTCTGGACTTCATGGTCCCTTTCATGTACTCTGGTCATTGCACTCTCCCCAAGTCCTCCTGATGTTCCTCACTAGATGAGGGTGTTCTGTCTGGACCCATTCCCTGCCACCTGATCATTCTGATCAAATCCTTCTTCCTCAAAGTAAAGGGAAAAAGCTTAttgatatttcaaaattttaaagcatgcCCAAAGGAATTCTGGGCCTCAAGGCATCACTGAAGAAATCCTGCTTTCTATGGATGAGAGATTAAGTTAATTTCCTGCTCAACCTACTTAGAAAACGGGGAAGTTAAAATAACTGTGAGACaatatatttttaccaaaaagtttgaccaaaatttaaaaagttgataaaataaatgCCTGAGAGTATAAATTATTTACATGCATTAAAGGTAAGaaaatgaatcattttctttattagaaaGAAACAGCTTTATTAGAACAGAATTTcagcaatatttataaaaattaataatcatcACATTTTCCCACTTCAATCCAGTTTACACTGTGCTGTGTCTTTCCTTTAAGAAAGCATGTATATTTGCCCAAGAATTAATGCTCAGTGACTTTAATATCACTTCTAGTAATCATAGCAATATATGGGAAACAATTTATGTGTCCATCAGGAGTAAAATGGTTAAGTTAAATATGGCACATATGCGGTTTAGAATACTTAGAGGAAGTTAAAAGAGTGAGGTGGACCTATATCTGATCTCATGGAAAGATCCTGCATTCATTTTCATCAGTGACAAGGGCAAGAGGCAAAACAATATATACACTGttattatgtatattatgttattatatattatgtattatgtatatattattatgtattattatgttattatgtaTCATGTATGTTTAAAATTCACAGTGTATTTTATAGCACATCTATACAAGGAAAAGtctagaataaattttaaaataacacacgGATTTTTAATTGTGGTTACTTCTGAAAAGAGGgatgaattttggagggatgtAGTAAGGAAGAGGAATTGTTATTTATCCATATAGTTAGAATTTGGGGGCAATAGGAGTATTGCACTATTACCTAAAGCCAAAATTTTCCTAAGAGGAGAATACAGAGACAAGAGTAAGTGGAAGAAtgttgacttttcttttcttatcgAGTATAGCCCAACTGCCATGGAACCATTTTCCACCTACTAGAAAGACTCCTGGGTTTTTAGGAATTCTGTCTATGTACATGTTTGCTTACAAAGTGATTTCCATGAACTTTTTCTCATCTACTACTTAATGGAGGAAGCTTGGGTTTTGACCAACAAGGTAAAGTCACTTATTGTTGAATGTGGTCAGTGACCAATTCAAATAATTCAGCCCATTAAAACTCTACTGCAAATATCAGGGTGGTTTCTAAAATCTCCTGTCTAACTTCAGTGTTATATCCCAAGAAACACTAGGTTCTGTGCCAAATCAGACTCTAGTCACCAGCAGatttgaaaatactttgagaATGTTATGGAGGCACCTAGGGGAGGTGAGGAGGTGTCTAAACCTCACTGTCAGAATTACACAGAAGGGCAATTGCTGTCAGaggggggccagggggagggatGAGAGCTGCTGAGAGTTGCAATGCTCTAAGTCAGGGGAGGGCGGGGGATAGTGGCTCTGTGTGCCACCAGGAGCAGGGGCAGCCTCCAGAGCAGGACACACAGGAGAGCTGGCCAACGGGCCAGGTCCCAGTTTGGTCATGAGGGCTACTGGGAAGGTCCCAGGGGAGGGAGCTATCATGCAGGGAAGTGCCAGGACTGCACACAAGTGCTGGGACCAGGGCAGCGCCAGCTCTCAAGGGACCCTGGGGCGAGGGGCGGGAGGATCCTAGGAAAATGAACCCCATGGACAATCCCCAACTTGTCCTTGATTTTCATTTGCACCTTCCTTCTTTAGGCCTGCTTTTAGTACTTCAGCCACAGGGTCCTTCTTTCATTGCCTGAGAGCCATCATGGAAtagtgagaagagaaaggaattaagagACACGAGGTTGGCCTCGGGCTGTGAGGAGTGAAACAGTGTGGGCCATTGGAATAAGACCATAGCTTCAGTCCCAGCCCCGTCATTCATTGTGTGAACTCAACACATTACCAAGCCCTGTCTTCTAGGACTGTTGGAATGTGTACAATGTATGTGAAGCACATGGCACAGTGAGTAGTGTGCATTGAAACTTTAAAGAATGGCAATTATTGCTATGACATTTTTGACCCCAGATACTAACAAACTTCCATTgaaatttttggtttttattttgttgtgttgttttagTCTAGGAGATGTCTGACAATATCCAGTGCTGTAGGATACTGTACACCAAGTCAGCCAAAAATTGTGCTTATCAAGAAAAAATACCTTAGTAACTCATCCCACTTAGagcatgtattatttaatttggaTGTTGGGGAAACTTCCCCATCTGGATGCAACTCAAAGCTCCTAAAATGTGTGTCAAGAACcaactccttccctccttcccagtcGCCCTTTGATACAAATCACccctattttcattcatttaaccccTACCAAAATCAAACCCTCCCTTGTATTTGCTAAATTTTACCCAAGATAAGCTCGTTAAATGCCCTTTGGATGGAGCAGGCTCTGTTTCTCCCAGCCCACAGCAAAGAGTGAAGCACAATAGTTTTTTGGCATCTAGCCTCAAGGAAGTATTACCCTTATTTATCAGAAACTCTGTGGTGATAATATGGATAAAATACCTAGTTTGTTTCCCCTCCGTTCATTTGCATTGGGACGAGAGCACGGGGCACCTGCAATCCCTCCCCAGGTAAAGATTAACATCTGGTTTATCCATGATCCCAAAGTGGCTGCTAAAAGCAGTTCTCCACTGAGGCTTAGTTTCTCAACTCTGTGATGCACCACCCAAGGGTCTGGCCCTTGTTCACCACCCTCATACCCTCCTGTGACCCACCACCCATCTTAACTTAAAGTTACCTCCCATAGAAGGATTTGAAGTTTTCCAGGGCCCCAAATTGCCTTGCCTCAGGACATTTACACTTGACTGCCTTCATCTGGACCTCTACCTCCTCTCCCACCTAATccttcttttcactcttttttttttttttttttgtcttagagTAAATCTCACTATCTTCCTTTTTTGGGTGGTGCCTCGGTCTTTTTCTTACCATACCCCATACTACCGTGGAGCCTTCCAAACAATATGCTCAATTAATGTTtgaggaataataaaaaaaaagggccaGTAAGCAacttatgatttattttctcctacattcttgaataaatgaagcaAGTTCAggtatataacttttattttacagaaCAGCAGAAGACAAGGAATAAGGAAAAACCAAAAATTGactatcttttactttttttctctattttttgatCCCAGCATTTTGTTGCTAACTTCTTTCACATTTCTAAGGAAATAGCTATTCCAATGCTATGTTTTCTTGTTCCAGAGCACCAAATAAGATGGAAAGTTACCCAGTTTGTTTGATAAAATAGCACAACTCTTACTCTTAAATCTCATAAATAGCATTAAATATGTAACTGATATTCATACACTTACATTGTGAAGctaattaaacttttttaaaaagaaacatttgaaaactttgaacaacaaaagataaatttataaGTTATTCATGTAGAACATATGATATGCACTATGTTCCCTCTAGCACCACCTAAGGCCTCACACTATTTCAAACACAAAGTGAGGAAAGTGCTTCAGGTTTCACTACAGGTGGGAGAAGCTGCCAAAATTGGCCCTGGCGTGCACGTTGGCCAGGGCACCAGTACGAAGCAGAGCTGCAAATCTGGCTCGGGCTCGCTCTTCCTCATCTTGCAAAGCCTCTTCATACCAGGATGGGAAGGCACTGGGGACCGTATTGTGGATCTTGGCCAAGAACTGAAGGACTTTCATCTTGCTGGTCTCAGCGTGGGCTCTCGGACCCCACAGGAACTCATAGCGTGGAGGATCACTGTTGGCCACCTGCTGGTACTGCAAGTACCTTTCCTGCACCAAATCTTGGGTGATGAGCTTCTTGGGATCCCCATAGATGAAGTGCTTCCTTTCAGCATATATCCCCATCACATTAAGTACTTCCCAGATATCCTCTTCAGTGGCACGGTTGCCCTTCATGAATATCACACAGAGGATAGTCATCAAGAGGCCTGTCTTGGGCATGATTTCTTCACCTCTCAGCATGTCATCAGAGGTGCGCTGAAATTTGCTGACAAGGGCATAGCAGTGCCTGGTAGGGTCGACTTCCTTCAGATCAATGCCAAAGGCCAGCACCATTAGCTCAGAGGCTTTCCTCAGGATCTCATGGAAGTGCTCCTTGTGCTTTTTGATGACATACTTCATCATGTCTTCCTTTGTTATGGGCTCCCTCATGTTATACTTGCGCAGCAGGAATTGCACCAATAGAATTGCCTTGTCATCTAGAGGGGTTCTGCGGTAATGATCAGTGCTGGGCTGTGCCTGAGAGGTGCTTGGTCTTTCCTCATCTTGGCTCTTGGCACCTTCATCAGATCTTGTGTGTGAAACCCCTGCAGAAGTAGTGGTAGTGGATGGGGCTCTACAGGACCTCTGGGATTTTCTATCTGACCCAGCAGCTGAGGAGCTCTGGGCATTACCACCAAAAAGAGGAagggggggagaagggggctgTTCTTCAGCTGCTGTAGTGGCCTGAGCATCCCGGACACCCTGAGCCTCACTCCGGGCCTGACGGCGTTTCTCACGGGCACGAAGCTTGCTCTTCTGCCCCCGAGGCATGGTGACACTGGTTAGAGACAGTAGGCAgtagtgggggcaggagggcaggcaaTGAGGGCACCTGGAGGAGGGAGAATGAGATAGTGTGTGCACCTTCAGCAGGGACATTCCACCTTGTCTTTAACCAGAGCCGCTTTTACGGGCTTCCATGAGAACACTGCTCTAGGACCCCACAGGGCTTCTTTTTAATCAGTCTGTCCCCTGAGCACCTTGCAGAAGAAGTTAGAGTGTGCCTTAGGCTCCAGCTTCCAGCCCTGTCTGTGTCAACTTGGGGCTGAGAGCAAGGCCGGGCAAGTTACCAGGTCTGTGTGGTTCCCTCTGTTCTGAGGTGGAGAATTCTCTCAGTTCACATTTACCATCAGCCTGTCAACTGTTGGCAAGGCCCGCCCCcgcccacccctccacccccggccacccctccacccccggcccccggccccggaGCTCCGAAGCTAAACTCCTTACACCAATGACTTTACCACCCTGAGGTTCTTGCATAGCAAATGAGGAAGAGCCTTAGTTGGCCACTTCTGCAGCAGCCTTCCAGAGCTGACCATAGGAGCAGGATTTATGGGATCCCCATGGTCCTGGATGATTAGGGTTTCAGTGCTCACTCCTGTGCCCGCTCCGGTTAGACCAAGACCCCCACCTCCCAGAGTTTGACAGCCCTGCCCGGGGCCTCCCAGGGTAGACTGCAGGGGTAGGGAGTTGTGCGGGGTTGAGAATACCCTCAGTCCTCACTCAGGGTCCTCTCCATGACTCCGAATAAAGCCTGGGATGTTTCACTTTGTTGATCTGAGTCCACCAGCCTCAGATCAAAGTCTTCATTCTCTGATGCCCTCAGACGGAATTGAGAGGGCGTTGGGCCTAACAGCCAGGCCTCGGGCCTCTTAGCACGGGGACCGATCGGGGCAGAATTCCGTGGTTTCCTTTGCGGGGGGCATGTTCTGGGGGGTCATGTTCCCACAGTTCTAAGTAAGGATCCTCACCTTGACTCTCAgcattatttctctcttctgcagaCCTGAGGCTGCCCTCCTCAGACGTGAGACCCTGGAGGTGGAAGTCAGTCAGTACCTCGTGCTGACAGCTCTGCTTTGTGCTTCCCAGCAGTgaaagcaggggtggggctgtGTGCGGGTTTCTCTGTTCTTGGGGTGTGTTGTCCTTTCTGTCctcagggtggaggcagggagtccTAACTCTTGGCTGGTTCTTTAAAGGCTCCCTGGGGAATACCAAATTTCTGAAAGCTCTAAGCTGTTTCCCTCCTGCAAACCTGGCAGAAAATTGATGAGTCCCAGGCTAGATATGAGATGGGGAAGTTTACAGCGTAAGGCAGCGTCCTAGGATGGGTGGTATGCTGTAAGAGGAAAAATACACTGGCTCATAGTGTTTGTTTGCCAATCAGACTTAGACTTGGGAACCTACTCTAAAAGATCTGTTTTCCAAGGAAGAGACTGAGCTGCATGATTTTTGAGACTCAGTTCTTTCCATGTTATCTAACATTGCTCAGTCCAGTccagtaacttttatttttgacCCTCattcataataagaaatatatttacatctttaacaagtgtgcatatgtatgtatttttttcatgaaataatacCTACCCTTGTTAAGTGTGATTCATTCTTTCTATTACTTATATTtgattataatattatttttttaaaaggtcagtcCTTACCCTTTAAAGAGGTTTCAAGTGGTTACTGCACAGCCTTTGGACTCATACTGTTTCAAACAACCCCAAATGTTGATGCTGTCCTGATATTAACCCCATGGTCCTGGCCATTCAGCCTCGGAAGAACAGCCTTAACTCCCTTCACTAAAGCAGTAGAAATTCATTATCCCAGGGCACCCTGGAAGAATCAAAGGGTCACCTTAAAACCTTTCCTCTGACCAATTCTGTCTTGTGGCTACAGACTAGTTCCAACTTCAGGGCCTGCCCACATACAGTTTCTAGTTCAACACAGACTTAGTCTCTCTCAGGAATTTCTCATCTATGTTGTTTTGCTGTTGCTAAGACTATTCTTTCATTCTCCCTTTTATAGTTTCTCTAGGGTTGATTTTAGGAAACAGCAGCCTGAGTCTGGTATCATCTTGGAAGCTGTATGTGAGGCAGTGTCTTAGCATGCTCAAGCTGCCATAATGaattaccatagactgggtgccttaacaacaaaaatttattttcttggggtgcctgggtggcttagttggttaagcgtctgccttcagctcaggtcgtgatcccatggtcctgggatggagccccgcatcgggctccctgctcagtggggagcctgcttccccttctccctctccctctgccactccccctgcttgtcctctccctctcactcactctctctgtatgtcaaataaataaataaaatctttaaaaaatttattttctcaaagttctaaAGGCAAGTAGTTCTAGATAGAGTGAGGGCAGATTCAATTTCTGGTGAAAGCTCTCTTCCTAGTTTTACATTTGGGcaccttcttgctatgtcctcacatggacTTTCCTCAAAATGCACAGAGAGAGAATGATcactggtgtctcttcctcttcttacaagaaTATCAGCCCTATTAGATTAGGAACTCACCtttatgaccttatttaaccttaCTAACCTTCCTAaaatatctccaaatacagtcacatcagggattaaggcttcaacatatgaattggagGTTGGGGGAAAtggcacaattcagtccatagcagtccatatttaaatctgtaaataatttaaggagaattgacatctttaccaTATTCTTTTTCCCGTGAATAAACATAGTGTGTTCTACTGTTTATTTGGGACTTTTTCTCTAAGTATATCAGTATGTACTTATAGTTGTTTCCAAAAATATTGTGTACATTTTTGTTAGATTTCTTTTTAGGTAAATTTTGGATATTGCTGCTGTTGTTTTGGggatattttctattaattatcTTAATTAATTATTGATTTTGTGTGGCTAGGTGCCCAATTTTGGTAATCTTTTATATAACTGCTTTGGAGCATCttattcatttgaatattttgtgCACTGgttcctttggattttctaatTAAGGATCATAGTGTCACCATTTATTATCTCAATCATTTcaatattcctttttcttatttattttgctacTCTTATTCCTCTTGTTATGTATTTCAGTCCACCTTTAAACAATAGATacagtatcataacatctgcatCTTTGTCCTGTCTTTGATGGGAATGCTTCTAACatttcacatttatatatatagtttgctGTAGATTTTAGGAAATAGAAATTCTCTTCAAATGCTATTTTGCTAAAACTTTTTACATGAATTGGTGGTAAACATTTTTTCAAAGGCTTTTTATCCACCCTTAGACATGATCAAATACATTTTGCCCTCTAATCTATTAATGTAGAGAAATTCCAATTGGcagtttttttctaatattttaatatctttgcaTTTCTTGAACTCAGCCTGTTTATTCACTACTATATTGGATATGCTATAAATTTATTTCGTATAGATGCCTCTACATGACTGAGCTTGgctaaagtgatttttttctttggatgtCCTTTTCTGGTCTTTGTATCAAGGTCAGCACACCTGTTAAAATGAGTTCAgtaattttctgtctttttgtatGATTTGGAAAAGTTTATGTAAGGTGGCCATTAGTTCTTTCCTGACCATTTGGTGCAACTAGATTCCAAATCTGACTGGTCTT includes:
- the LOC113930986 gene encoding melanoma-associated antigen B10-like, with translation MPRGQKSKLRAREKRRQARSEAQGVRDAQATTAAEEQPPSPPLPLFGGNAQSSSAAGSDRKSQRSCRAPSTTTTSAGVSHTRSDEGAKSQDEERPSTSQAQPSTDHYRRTPLDDKAILLVQFLLRKYNMREPITKEDMMKYVIKKHKEHFHEILRKASELMVLAFGIDLKEVDPTRHCYALVSKFQRTSDDMLRGEEIMPKTGLLMTILCVIFMKGNRATEEDIWEVLNVMGIYAERKHFIYGDPKKLITQDLVQERYLQYQQVANSDPPRYEFLWGPRAHAETSKMKVLQFLAKIHNTVPSAFPSWYEEALQDEEERARARFAALLRTGALANVHARANFGSFSHL